From one Leifsonia soli genomic stretch:
- a CDS encoding FtsX-like permease family protein, with the protein MFVALRDLRFARGRFILIGSVVALITVLVGFLSGLTGGLATQNISAVLALPGDRIVFSAPSSGSDLSYSDSAVTETQATDWRATRGVTAVDPVGISQTRGTAGDTMAAIAVFGREPGSDPAAPTRDGLLGLSLPAAKALGAGVGDDVSIAGTTYRVETVGGDAWYSHTPVVTMTLHDWQASAATTGDPGAYATVLAVTGSPDWADADRANGTVSKTPLESLTALSAFRSEIGSLLLMVALLFGISGLVIGAFFTVWTMQRKGDIAVLKALGATTASLVRDALGQALVVLVAGIGVGLGLVALLGALAGTALPFLLSPLTTLLPGAIMIALGLAGAAFALRSVTSADPLTALGSNR; encoded by the coding sequence ATGTTCGTCGCCCTCCGCGACCTCCGATTCGCCCGGGGCCGGTTCATCCTGATCGGGTCGGTCGTCGCCCTGATCACCGTGCTCGTCGGGTTCCTCAGCGGCCTCACCGGCGGCCTGGCCACCCAGAACATCTCCGCGGTGCTCGCCCTCCCGGGAGACCGGATCGTGTTCTCCGCCCCCTCCTCCGGGAGCGACCTCAGCTACTCCGACTCCGCCGTCACCGAGACGCAGGCGACGGACTGGCGCGCCACCCGCGGTGTCACCGCCGTCGATCCGGTCGGGATCAGCCAGACGCGCGGCACGGCGGGCGACACGATGGCCGCGATCGCCGTGTTCGGGAGGGAGCCGGGATCCGATCCGGCCGCCCCGACGCGCGACGGCCTGCTCGGCCTGTCCCTCCCCGCGGCGAAAGCCCTCGGAGCCGGTGTCGGCGACGACGTCTCGATCGCGGGGACCACGTACCGGGTCGAGACGGTCGGCGGCGACGCCTGGTACAGCCACACGCCGGTCGTCACCATGACGCTGCACGACTGGCAGGCCTCCGCGGCCACCACCGGCGATCCGGGGGCGTACGCCACCGTCCTCGCCGTGACCGGCTCCCCCGACTGGGCCGACGCCGACCGAGCGAACGGGACCGTGTCGAAGACCCCGCTGGAGTCGCTGACGGCGCTCAGCGCATTCCGGTCGGAGATCGGCTCCCTGCTGTTGATGGTGGCCCTGCTGTTCGGGATCTCGGGGCTCGTCATCGGCGCGTTCTTCACCGTCTGGACCATGCAGCGGAAAGGGGACATCGCCGTGCTCAAGGCGCTCGGCGCGACGACCGCCTCCCTCGTCCGCGACGCCCTCGGCCAAGCCCTCGTTGTGCTCGTCGCCGGCATCGGCGTCGGCCTCGGTCTGGTCGCCCTGCTCGGAGCACTGGCCGGGACGGCTCTGCCCTTCCTCCTCAGCCCGCTCACCACTCTCCTCCCCGGCGCGATCATGATCGCGCTGGGACTCGCGGGGGCGGCCTTCGCCCTCCGCTCCGTCACCTCCGCCGACCCCCTCACCGCACTCGGGAGCAACCGATGA
- a CDS encoding sensor histidine kinase — MAHTALTPVFVGLRTGLHVLFLALTALVVARALLSPTPASGAVIVLCVVLAATYLAGAFLARRGRTASKAPAVAWLALLTLEWMALLWLIPEAAYLVFPLFFLYLHLLGRTWGPLAILASTVVAICALGLHGGWTVGGVVGPLVGAGVALLIGLGYQAIAREAVEREALMSELLRTRGQLAATEHESGVLAERARLAREIHDTLAQGLSSIQLLLYAAERADSDRPGIEHIRLARETAASNLADARRFIQELTPPVLDDQGLGGALRRLAETQWSTQGLEVRVRVSDTAALPMHLQTALLRIAQGAIANVLQHANASTATITLEVEGDALSFTVEDDGDGFDPSAVPSDQAGRSDSFGLRATRERVQQLGGTLDLRSAPGRGTTLVVTLSPVVAS; from the coding sequence ATGGCGCATACCGCATTGACCCCGGTCTTCGTGGGCCTGCGCACCGGTCTGCACGTGCTCTTCCTCGCCCTGACGGCCCTCGTCGTGGCCCGCGCCCTCCTGTCGCCGACGCCCGCGAGCGGCGCCGTGATCGTCCTCTGCGTCGTGCTGGCGGCGACCTACCTGGCCGGAGCGTTCCTGGCGCGCCGGGGACGCACAGCATCGAAGGCTCCGGCGGTCGCCTGGCTCGCCCTGCTGACGCTCGAGTGGATGGCGCTGCTCTGGCTCATCCCCGAGGCCGCCTACCTCGTCTTCCCGCTGTTCTTCCTCTACTTGCACTTGCTCGGCCGGACGTGGGGCCCGCTGGCCATCCTCGCCTCGACCGTCGTGGCCATCTGCGCGCTCGGCCTCCATGGCGGCTGGACGGTCGGCGGCGTGGTGGGTCCGCTCGTCGGCGCGGGCGTCGCCCTCCTCATCGGCCTGGGGTATCAGGCCATCGCGCGGGAGGCCGTCGAGCGCGAGGCGCTGATGTCGGAGCTGCTCCGCACGCGGGGACAGCTGGCGGCCACCGAGCACGAGTCCGGCGTACTCGCGGAGCGCGCGCGACTGGCCAGGGAGATCCACGACACCCTAGCGCAGGGGCTGTCGAGCATCCAGCTGCTCCTCTACGCCGCCGAACGCGCCGATTCCGACCGGCCCGGCATCGAGCACATCCGGCTGGCGCGGGAGACCGCGGCGTCGAATCTGGCCGACGCGCGCCGTTTCATCCAGGAGCTCACGCCACCGGTCCTCGACGACCAGGGGCTGGGCGGGGCGCTGCGGAGACTGGCCGAGACGCAGTGGTCGACGCAGGGTCTGGAGGTGCGGGTGCGGGTGTCCGACACGGCCGCTCTTCCGATGCACCTGCAGACCGCCCTGCTGCGGATCGCGCAGGGAGCGATCGCCAACGTGCTCCAGCATGCCAACGCATCCACCGCCACCATCACGCTCGAGGTGGAGGGCGACGCGTTGTCGTTCACCGTGGAGGACGACGGCGACGGGTTCGATCCGTCCGCGGTCCCGTCGGACCAGGCCGGCCGGTCGGACTCGTTCGGCCTCCGGGCGACGCGGGAGCGCGTCCAGCAGCTGGGGGGAACGCTCGACCTCCGCTCGGCGCCGGGCCGGGGGACCACGCTCGTGGTGACCCTCTCGCCCGTGGTGGCGTCGTGA
- a CDS encoding response regulator has protein sequence MIRLVVADDHPIVRAGLVALFSLEDDFEVVAEAGTPDAAVEAAERENPDVVLMDLQFGANENATGADATRRIRALDAPPYVLILTNYDSDSDILGAVEAGASGYLLKDAPPHELTAAVRAAAAGESALAPVIATRLLNRLRAPRVSLSSREIDVLQLVAAGRSNSEVAASLFISETTVKSHLAHIFTKLGVASRTAAVSAARERGILR, from the coding sequence GTGATCCGGCTGGTCGTCGCCGACGATCACCCGATCGTGCGCGCGGGACTCGTCGCCCTGTTCTCGCTGGAGGACGACTTCGAGGTCGTCGCGGAGGCCGGGACGCCGGATGCCGCGGTGGAGGCGGCCGAGCGCGAGAACCCGGACGTGGTGCTGATGGACCTGCAGTTCGGCGCGAACGAGAACGCCACCGGCGCGGACGCCACCCGCCGCATCCGCGCCTTGGACGCGCCCCCGTACGTGCTCATCCTGACCAACTACGACTCCGATTCCGACATCCTCGGAGCGGTCGAGGCGGGGGCGAGCGGCTACCTCCTCAAGGACGCCCCTCCGCACGAGCTCACCGCCGCGGTGCGGGCGGCCGCGGCGGGGGAGAGCGCGCTGGCGCCGGTCATCGCGACGCGCCTGCTGAACCGGCTCCGCGCCCCGCGGGTGAGCCTCAGCTCCCGCGAGATCGACGTGCTGCAGCTGGTGGCGGCCGGCCGGTCGAACAGCGAGGTCGCCGCCTCCCTGTTCATCAGCGAGACGACGGTCAAGTCGCACCTGGCGCACATCTTCACGAAGCTCGGCGTCGCCTCCCGCACGGCGGCGGTGTCCGCGGCGCGCGAGCGCGGCATCCTGCGCTGA
- a CDS encoding dihydrofolate reductase family protein codes for MKLTISLQVTLDGVAQANGGNNEEMDPGFTRGGWALPLNDSEAVQDILDMWRRPDAFLLGRKTYRLFETYWGARSDDGGFGEAISSRPKYLVSSTVTAPTWEGTTVISGDVAARVRELKAREEGELLVVGSVALARWLLENELVDELNLLQFPVIVGEGERWLPQRGLDFALDLTGTRVFPTGIVSLTYRIGGRPQYA; via the coding sequence ATGAAGCTCACGATCAGCCTGCAGGTCACCCTCGACGGCGTCGCCCAGGCGAACGGCGGGAACAACGAGGAGATGGACCCCGGGTTCACGCGCGGCGGGTGGGCACTCCCGCTCAACGACAGCGAGGCCGTACAGGACATCCTCGACATGTGGCGGCGCCCCGACGCCTTCCTGCTCGGACGGAAGACCTACAGGCTGTTCGAGACGTACTGGGGCGCGCGCAGCGACGACGGCGGGTTCGGCGAGGCGATCAGCTCGCGTCCGAAGTACCTGGTCTCCAGCACCGTCACCGCGCCGACCTGGGAGGGAACGACCGTGATCTCGGGCGATGTCGCCGCCCGCGTCCGCGAGCTGAAGGCTCGGGAGGAGGGCGAACTGCTCGTGGTGGGGAGCGTGGCGCTCGCGCGGTGGCTGCTCGAGAACGAGCTCGTCGACGAGCTGAACCTCCTCCAGTTCCCGGTGATCGTCGGCGAGGGCGAGCGCTGGCTCCCGCAGCGCGGCCTCGACTTCGCGCTGGACCTCACCGGAACCCGCGTGTTCCCGACGGGCATCGTCTCGCTCACCTACCGCATCGGCGGTCGGCCCCAGTACGCCTGA
- a CDS encoding APC family permease, with product MSGASTSSGTSPDKGLKGGALGLLSSVVVGVASTAPAYSLAASLGFIVVGGTLAAGVKAPGIVLLAFVPMYLIAVAYQELNKAEPDCGTTFTWATRAFGPITGWMGGWGIIVADVIVMANLAQIAGQYSYTFIGGFGLPGVAALANNDLAVTIAGLVWIAVMTWICYRGIEVSARVQYVLLGFEVVILIFFAAFALVKVYSGNAEPYSLIPQWSWFNPFTLDFGQTIAPALLTAIFIYWGWDTAVSVNEETRDPGKTPGRAAIISTLLLLGTYAIVTVAAVAFAGVGTKGIGLSNPDNSSDVFSAIGPTLFGGGPVGTILMTLLGFSILTSASASTQTTILPTARTALSMAVYKAIPERFARIHPRFLTPTWSTIGMGLVSALFYLVFTAISVSLLNALIGSIGLMIAFYYGLTGFACVWFYRRTIFTSFRHAIMRGLFPLAGGLMLLAVFVYGVYNFSQPDWLTDANGKNVTIFGIGAEAVVGVGGLLVGVVLLIVWRLIRPDFFRGRTLPRRSDDLVLSPEGTEAVFGLPDSRMPATVIAPDFSNLPPGERPVNAETLEPVEEPAELPPSDPDLPREPRD from the coding sequence ATGAGCGGCGCATCGACGAGTTCGGGCACGTCGCCGGACAAGGGTCTCAAGGGTGGGGCGCTGGGCCTGCTCTCCAGCGTCGTCGTGGGTGTGGCCTCGACGGCGCCGGCGTACAGCCTGGCGGCCAGCCTGGGATTCATCGTGGTCGGCGGGACGCTCGCCGCAGGTGTCAAGGCACCCGGGATCGTGCTCCTGGCCTTCGTCCCGATGTACCTCATCGCGGTGGCGTATCAGGAGCTGAACAAAGCAGAGCCCGACTGCGGCACGACCTTCACCTGGGCCACGCGCGCGTTCGGACCGATCACCGGGTGGATGGGCGGCTGGGGCATCATCGTCGCCGACGTCATCGTCATGGCGAACCTGGCGCAGATCGCAGGACAATACTCCTACACCTTCATCGGCGGTTTCGGGCTGCCAGGCGTCGCGGCGTTGGCGAACAACGACCTCGCCGTCACGATCGCCGGCCTCGTATGGATCGCGGTGATGACGTGGATCTGTTACCGCGGCATCGAAGTGTCTGCCCGGGTGCAGTACGTGCTGCTCGGCTTCGAGGTCGTCATCCTCATCTTCTTCGCCGCGTTCGCGCTGGTGAAGGTCTACAGCGGCAACGCCGAGCCCTACTCGCTGATTCCGCAGTGGTCATGGTTCAACCCCTTCACCCTCGACTTCGGCCAGACGATCGCGCCGGCCTTGCTGACGGCGATCTTCATCTACTGGGGCTGGGACACCGCGGTATCGGTGAACGAGGAGACGCGCGACCCGGGAAAGACGCCAGGGCGCGCGGCCATCATCTCCACACTGCTGCTCCTCGGCACGTACGCCATCGTCACGGTCGCGGCCGTCGCGTTCGCAGGGGTCGGGACGAAGGGCATCGGTCTGAGCAATCCGGACAACTCCTCTGACGTCTTCTCGGCGATCGGTCCGACACTGTTCGGCGGCGGCCCGGTCGGCACGATCCTGATGACGCTGCTCGGCTTCTCGATTCTGACCTCGGCCTCCGCGTCCACGCAGACCACGATCCTCCCGACCGCTCGGACGGCGTTGTCGATGGCCGTGTACAAGGCGATCCCGGAGCGGTTCGCACGCATCCATCCCCGCTTCCTCACTCCCACCTGGTCCACGATCGGGATGGGTCTGGTGTCCGCGTTGTTCTATCTGGTCTTCACGGCGATCAGCGTGTCCCTCCTCAACGCCTTGATCGGCTCGATCGGGCTGATGATCGCCTTCTACTACGGGCTCACCGGATTCGCGTGCGTCTGGTTCTACCGCCGCACCATCTTCACCAGCTTCCGCCACGCCATCATGCGCGGGCTGTTCCCGCTGGCGGGCGGGCTGATGCTCCTGGCGGTCTTCGTCTACGGTGTCTACAACTTTTCGCAGCCCGACTGGCTCACCGACGCGAACGGCAAGAATGTCACCATCTTCGGCATCGGCGCGGAGGCGGTCGTGGGAGTCGGCGGCCTGCTCGTCGGCGTGGTGCTCCTGATCGTCTGGCGCCTCATCCGTCCTGACTTCTTCCGGGGACGGACCCTGCCCCGACGCTCCGACGACCTGGTCCTCTCCCCTGAGGGAACCGAGGCCGTGTTCGGACTCCCGGACTCGCGCATGCCGGCGACCGTGATCGCGCCCGACTTCTCCAATCTGCCGCCCGGCGAGCGGCCCGTGAACGCCGAGACCCTCGAACCCGTCGAGGAGCCGGCCGAGCTTCCACCCTCCGACCCGGATCTGCCCCGCGAGCCGCGGGACTGA